In a single window of the Cucurbita pepo subsp. pepo cultivar mu-cu-16 chromosome LG18, ASM280686v2, whole genome shotgun sequence genome:
- the LOC111779671 gene encoding 60S ribosomal protein L30-like, with the protein MVAAKKTKKTHESINNRLALVMKSGKYTLGYKTVLKTLRNSKGKLIIIANNCPPLRKSEIEYYAMLAKVGVHHYNGSNVDLGTACGKYYRVCCLSIIDPGDSDIIKSLPGES; encoded by the exons ATGGTGGCCGCAAAGAAGACG AAGAAGACCCATGAGAGCATCAACAACAGACTCGCTCTCGTCATGAAGAGTGGGAAATATACCTTGGGATACAAAACTGTCCTCAAGACCTTGAGGAACTCTAAAG GTAAGCTTATCATCATTGCCAACAACTGCCCTCCACTCCGAAAGTCTGAGATCGAATATTATGCGATGTTGGCAAAGGTTGGAGTTCACCATTACAATGGAA GCAACGTAGACCTTGGAACCGCTTGTGGCAAATACTACAGAGTATGCTGCCTAAGCATTATCGATCCTG GCGATTCGGATATCATCAAGAGCTTGCCCGGAGAAAGTTAG
- the LOC111780495 gene encoding NDR1/HIN1-like protein 13 — protein sequence MADRVHPAESPRPSTSSAVSDSKPPSPSADKPTPAPGTYVIQLPKDQIYRVPPPENAHRFELYTRRKNRRSRCCFCLCWLLGILAVLIVLLGIAVAIFYLVVRPKSPNYSIDAIAIRGLNSTASSSSAISPVFDVAVRADNPNKKIGIYYQTDSSVQIYFSDEKLSDGVLPAFFQPANNVTVFQSSVRGSGVNLSKQASKALIDSQKRRAVPFKVEIRAPIKLKIGSVKTWKIRVKVTCDVTVNQLAAAAKIVSKNCDYNVKLW from the coding sequence ATGGCCGACCGCGTCCATCCCGCCGAATCCCCCCGCCCGAGCACCTCCTCCGCCGTATCTGACTCCAAGCCTCCATCTCCCTCCGCCGACAAGCCTACTCCGGCTCCCGGCACCTACGTCATCCAACTCCCCAAAGACCAGATATACCGCGTTCCGCCGCCCGAAAATGCTCACCGCTTCGAGCTCTACACTCGCCGAAAGAACCGCCGCAGCCGCTGCTGTTTCTGCCTCTGTTGGCTACTCGGTATTCTTGCTGTCCTAATCGTTCTTCTAGGCATTGCCGTCGCGATTTTTTACTTAGTCGTTCGCCCTAAATCGCCTAATTACTCGATCGACGCCATTGCGATTAGAGGACTTAACTCCACCGCTTCATCCTCATCCGCGATCTCTCCAGTTTTCGATGTGGCCGTTCGAGCAGATAATCCAAACAAGAAAATCGGAATCTATTACCAGACAGATAGTTCAGTTCAAATCTATTTCTCCGATGAGAAGCTTTCCGATGGCGTTTTGCCTGCTTTCTTCCAACCAGCGAACAACGTCACTGTATTCCAATCATCCGTGAGAGGCTCCGGCGTTAATCTATCCAAACAAGCAAGCAAAGCGCTAATCGATTCGCAGAAACGGCGTGCGGTGCCGTTCAAGGTGGAGATTCGAGCGCCGATTAAACTGAAAATAGGATCGGTGAAGACTTGGAAGATCAGAGTAAAGGTAACCTGCGATGTGACGGTGAATCAgttggcggcggcggcgaagATCGTTTCAAAGAATTGCGATTACAATGTGAAGCTCTGGTAG
- the LOC111780207 gene encoding protein FAR1-RELATED SEQUENCE 3-like has translation MDEMVRVDGLAHPAVVDDSDVDPHEGQINTAEDSAFHDEDGIIEPYEGMEFESEGDAKTFYDEYARRIGFSSKLGQLSRSKSDGIIISREFVCARECPERKPAGSCDAMLRIELKDQDKWVVTKFVKEHSHSTVNSSKVHYLRPRRHFAGAAKTMTEAYTGSAGVPSGVMSVLMDDNRAPAGKTRGGWKTSQAEANRSLNNASTMNYPIRNAGQKRTLGRDAQNMLEYFKKMQSENPGFFYAIQLDEDNRMANVFWADARSRAAYSHFGDAVTLDTMYRVNQFRVPFAPFTGVNHHGQTILFGCALLLDESEASFVWLFKTFLTAMNNRQPVSVTTDQDRAIHVAIAQVFPDARHCISKWHVLREGQQKLAHVCLTYPNFQVELYNCINLTETIEEFESAWNCIIEKYNLGRNDWLQSLYNARAQWVPVYVRDSFFAVISPNQGYDNSFFDGYVNQQTTLPLFFRQYERALENWFEKEIEADFDTMCTTPVLRTPSPMEKQAANLYTRKIFAKFQEELVETFVYTANRIEGDATLSTFRVAKFEDDQKAYVVTLNYPDMRANCSCQMFEYSGILCRHVLTVFTVTNVLTLPSHFILRRWTRNARNGLGSDERAIELHGQESLSSRYNNLCREAIRYAEEGATAPETYNLAMTALKEAGKKVATVKNNIAKVAPPSSQVSGVGYDERKTSASASDTTPLLWPRQDEVMRRFNLNDAGAHVQSIADLNYPHIAPVSLHRDDNPPDHVAVLPYLKSMTWVMENKNSTAGNRVAVINLKLQDYSKSPSAESEVKFQLSRVSLEPMLRSMAYISEQLSTPANKVAVINLKLQDTETTSGESEVKFQVSRDTLGAMLRSMAYIREQLSNAAESEPLPKKQRK, from the exons ATGGATGAAATGGTTCGGGTTGATGGGTTGGCTCATCCTGCTGTTGTAGATGATAGTGATGTTGACCCTCATGAAGGTCAAATCAACACTGCTGAAGATTCTGCATTTCATGATGAAGATGGAATTATCGAACCGTATGAAGGCATGGAATTTGAATCCGAAGGTGATGCAAAGACCTTCTATGATGAGTATGCTCGACGCATTGGTTTTAGTTCAAAACTTGGACAACTTAGTCGTTCTAAATCCGATGGAATTATAATTAGTAGAGAATTTGTATGTGCTAGAGAGTGTCCAGAAAGAAAACCTGCTGGTAGTTGTGATGCAATGCTTAGGATAGAATTGAAAGATCAGGATAAATGGGTTGTCACAAAGTTTGTAAAAGAGCATAGTCATTCTACAGTAAATTCGAGTAAGGTGCATTATCTACGGCCACGCAGGCATTTCGCTGGTGCTGCAAAGACCATGACTGAAGCTTACACTGGTTCAGCAGGTGTTCCCAGTGGTGTCATGTCTGTATTAATGGACGACAACCGAGCACCTGCAGGTAAAACTCGTGGAGGTTGGAAGACATCTCAAGCAGAAGCTAATCGGTCACTTAATAATGCTTCAACTATGAATTATCCCATTAGGAATGCTGGCCAAAAGAGGACACTGGGGAGGGATGCTCAGAATATGCtggaatattttaagaaaatgcaATCTGAGAATCCTGGATTTTTTTATGCAATACAACTTGACGAAGATAATCGTATGGCTAATGTATTTTGGGCCGATGCAAGGTCTCGAGCAGCTTACAGTCATTTTGGTGATGCAGTTACATTGGACACGATGTACAGAGTTAACCAGTTCAGAGTTCCCTTTGCTCCATTCACTGGAGTGAACCATCATGGTCAGACAATTTTGTTTGGATGTGCTTTACTTCTTGATGAATCTGAGGCttcttttgtttggttgttcAAAACATTTCTAACAGCAATGAATAATCGTCAGCCTGTTTCAGTTACCACGGATCAAGACAGAGCCATACATGTAGCTATTGCTCAAGTGTTTCCCGACGCCCGACACTGCATTAGCAAATGGCACGTGTTAAGAGAAGGTCAGCAGAAGTTAGCTCATGTATGTCTCACATATCCGAATTTTCAAGTCGAACTTTACAATTGTATCAACTTGACTGAAACTATTGAGGAATTTGAGTCTGCCTGGAATTGTATCATTGAAAAGTATAATTTAGGACGAAATGATTGGCTCCAATCATTATATAACGCACGCGCTCAGTGGGTTCCCGTGTATGTCCGTGATTCATTTTTTGCTGTTATATCTCCCAATCAAGGATATGATAATTCCTTTTTTGATGGATATGTGAATCAGCAGACCACATTACCATTGTTCTTTAGGCAGTATGAAAGAGCTTTAGAAAATTGgtttgaaaaggaaatagaaGCAGACTTTGACACAATGTGCACTACACCTGTATTGAGGACACCATCTCCTATGGAGAAGCAAGCAGCAAATCTTTATACgagaaaaatatttgcaaAATTTCAAGAGGAGCTTGTTGAAACTTTTGTCTACACTGCAAATCGAATCGAAGGTGATGCAACTCTTAGCACTTTTCGGGTTGCTAAATTTGAGGATGACCAGAAGGCATATGTTGTCACGTTAAATTATCCAGACATGAGAGCTAATTGTAGCTGTCAAATGTTCGAGTATTCCGGCATTCTTTGCAGACATGTATTAACCGTCTTCACAGTAACTAATGTACTTACATTACCATCTCATTTCATTTTGAGAAGATGGACAAGGAATGCAAGGAATGGACTTGGATCAGATGAACGCGCTATTGAGTTACATGGCCAGGAGTCTTTATCGTCAAGGTACAATAATTTATGCCGAGAAGCAATCAGGTACGCAGAGGAAGGTGCAACTGCTCCAGAAACTTATAATCTTGCCATGACTGCACTAAAAGAAGCTGGGAAAAAAGTAGCAACtgtcaaaaataatattgcaaAAGTTGCACCTCCTAGCTCTCAGGTCAGTGGGGTTGGGTATGATGAGAGGAAGACCTCAGCTTCAGCATCAGATACAACTCCACTGTTGTGGCCTCGTCAAGACGAAGTAATGAGGCGATTCAATCTTAACGATGCTGGTGCTCATGTCCAATCCATTGCTGACTTGAATTATCCACATATAGCTCCTGTCTCCCTTCACCGAGATGACAATCCTCCCGACCACGTG GCTGTTCTTCCttatttgaaatcaatgacTTGGGTGATGGAGAATAAAAATTCAACCGCAGGAAATAGAGTTGCTGTTATCAACTTGAAG CTGCAAGACTACAGTAAGAGTCCGTCTGCAGAATCGGAAGTTAAGTTTCAGCTGTCGAGGGTTTCGCTGGAACCAATGTTGAGGTCTATGGCATACATCAGTGAACAGCTCTCGACACCGGCGAACAAAGTGGCTGTCATCAACTTGAAG CTTCAAGATACGGAGACAACTTCGGGAGAGTCTGAGGTTAAGTTTCAGGTCTCTAGAGATACATTGGGTGCAATGTTGAGGTCAATGGCCTACATTCGTGAGCAGCTTTCAAATGCT GCTGAGTCAGAACCTCTTCCAAAAAAGCAAAGGAAGTAA
- the LOC111780716 gene encoding uncharacterized protein LOC111780716 yields the protein MEGFTGEDLSTIGGIATVSLLHSFIPTHWLPFSVVGRVQKWTLSRTLLVTAFGAILHVISTSLLGITAITMANTIAGEETVHKLASLLLIVLGGCYVLLFMTGRGSHSHSHNQPMEKMAVAGLVLVPALSPCATTLPVFLAVGNSSSMMILAIIVLLFSTITVMTSLVALSFYGASQLKFHWVERYDKLLVGSVLCVVGILTLIFHDHEHDHHGHGGSIGDNLHRKIIVL from the exons ATGGAAGGTTTTACCGGAGAAGATCTGTCAACAATCGGAGGAATTGCGACCGTGTCGCTTCTGCATTCCTTCATTCCCACTCACTGGCTTCCTTTCTCCGTCGTCGGTCGCGTCCAGAAATGGACTCTCTCCAGGACTCTCCTCGTCA CTGCTTTTGGAGCAATTTTACATGTCATATCGACTTCACTTCTTGGAATAACAGCAATCACGATGGCTAATACAATTGCCGGTGAAGAAACCGTGCACAAGCTGGCCTCTCTTTTGCTTATAGTTCTTGGAGGTTGTTATGTTCTGTTGTTTATGACTGGTAGAGGTAGTCATAGTCACTCCCATAACCAACCGATGGAGAAAATGGCTGTTGCTGGTCTTGTCCTTGTACCTGCTTTATCTCCTTGTGCAACCACTCTTCCAGTGTTTCTTGCTGTTGGAAATTCATCTTCCATGATGATCCTTGCTATCATAGTGCTGCTATTCAG CACAATAACCGTGATGACTTCGTTGGTAGCTTTATCGTTCTACGGTGCGAGTCAGCTCAAGTTTCACTGGGTTGAACGCTATGACAAGCTTCTTGTAGGTTCGGTGCTGTGCGTGGTAGGTATTCTGACTCTCATCTTTCACGACCACGAGCACGACCACCACGGTCATGGAGGTTCCATAGGAGACAATTTGCATAGGAAAATTATTGTACTTTGA
- the LOC111780022 gene encoding serrate RNA effector molecule-like, which yields MAEVMNMAAADTADESLDRRRDQQEKSSEEQPHSSPPPQPAAAAAPPPPSRRRDRDERDRRDDRDVDRPPNRRNDNYDRNRSPPTLPPRDRDRDRDRDYKRRNSLSPPPPYRDRRHSPPRRSPPPPFKRSRRDDGGGYDGRKGSPRGGFGPGDRRFGYDYGGGYERELRGRPGYVDERSLGRYIGRSSGGYQDWDSSRGGHGDPLNAGAGQREGLMTYKQFIQELEDDILPAEAERRYQEYKSEYITTQKQSFFDSHKDEEWLKDKYHPTNLVTVIERRNELAQRTAKDFLIDLQSGTLELGPGINAAATNKSGQTSEPNSDDEADNDGKRRCHGRGPAKEMDLLSAAPKAHPVSSEPRRIQIDIEQAQSLVRKLDSEKGIEENILCGSDSDKLGRDRAHGGSSGPVIIIRGLTTVKGLEGVELLDTLLTYLWRIHGLDYYGMVETREAKGLRHVREEGKNSNMAGGADEWEKKLDSRWQERLRGQDPLETMTAKDKIEAAALGAFDPYVRKIRDEKYGWKYGCGAKGCTKLFHAPEFVHKHLNLKHPELVMELTSKVREELYFQNYMNDADAPGGTPVMQQSLPKDKPQRRRMNLDARLKDDRGNRRDRDNWANGGDRFDRSENPQSNDFQSANDGTDGGNLDDPMFDTFGGQGRHVAPFASEMPPPVLMPVPGAGPLGPFVPAPPEVAMRMLREQGGPPPFEGGGRNGRPGPQLGGSAPILALSPGFRQDPRRIRSYQDLDAPEDEVTVIDYRSL from the exons ATGGCCGAGGTTATGAACATGGCCGCCGCCGATACCGCCGACGAGTCGTTGGACCGCCGTCGTGATCAACAAGAGAAATCGTCTGAGGAGCAACCTCATTCCTCGCCTCCGCCGCAGccggctgctgctgctgctcctcctcctccttccagAAGAAGGGATAGAGATGAGAGAGATAGGAGAGACGACCGGGATGTTGATCGTCCTCCGAACCGACGCAACGATAATTACGATCGTAATCGCTCTCCGCCTACGCTGCCTCCGAGGGATAGGGATAGAGACAGAGATAGGGATTATAAACGGCGGAACAGTCTTAGTCCCCCACCGCCTTACAGGGATCGTAGACATTCGCCTCCTAGACGGTCTCCTCCGCCACCTTTCAAGCGTTCCCGGAGAGATGATGGCGGTGGGTATGATGGAAGAAAGGGAAGCCCTAGAGGAGGTTTCGGGCCTGGCGATAGGAG GTTTGGTTATGATTATGGTGGGGGATATGAGCGCGAACTGCGTGGCCGGCCTGGATATGTTGATGAAAGGTCTCTTGGTCGGTACATTGGTCGTTCATCTGGTGGCTATCAAG ATTGGGATTCTAGTCGTGGTGGGCATGGTGATCCACTCAATGCAGGAGCTGGCCAAAG AGAAGGCTTGATGACATACAAGCAATTTATTCAAGAGCTTGAAGATGATATACTGCCTGCAGAAGCTGAGCGCAG aTATCAAGAATACAAGTCCGAGTATATTACAACACAGAAACAATCCTTTTTTGATTCTCATAAGGATGAAGAATG GTTGAAAGATAAATATCATCCTACCAACCTAGTTACTGTCATTGAAAG GAGGAATGAACTTGCACAAAGAACTGCTAAGGATTTTTTGATTGACCTGCAAAGTGGAACACTGGAATT AGGTCCAGGGATCAATGCAGCAGCTACAAATAAATCAGGGCAGACTAGTGAACCAAATTCAGATGATGAAGCAGACAATGATGGCAAACGGAGGTGTCATGGTAGAGGACCAGCAAAAGAAATGGATCTTCTTTCTGCTGCTCCTAAGGCCCACCCTGTTAGCTCTGAACCAAGACGAATCCAAATTGACATTGAACAAGCTCAGTCTCTTGTCCGTAAACTTGATTCTGAGAAAGgaatagaagaaaatattttatgtggTTCTGATAGTGACAAACTAGGTCGGGATAGAGCACATGGCGGCTCTTCTGGCCCAGTCATAATCATACGAGGGTTGACAACCGTTAAAGGCTTGGAGGGTGTTGAGCTATTGGACACGCTTCTCACATATCTGTGGCGCATCCATGGCTTAGATTACTATGGAATGGTTGAGACCAGAGAAGCTAAGGGTCTTCGTCATGTAAGAGAAGAGGGAAAGAACTCTAACATGGCTGGTGGTGCAGATGAATGGGAGAAGAAACTTGATTCGCGTTGGCAAGAGAGATTGAGAGGTCAAGATCCGTTGGAAACGATGACTGCGAAGGATAAAATAGAGGCTGCTGCTCTTGGAGCTTTTGACCCATATGTTCGTAAGATAAGAGATGAGAAATATGGATGGAAGTATGGCTGTGGAGCCAAGGGTTGCACTAAGCTGTTTCATGCTCCCGAGTTTGTACACAAGCATCTTAACTTGAAACATCCAGAGCTTGTGATGGAGCTGACTTCAAAAGTGCGTGAAGAGCTGTATTTCCAAAATTACATGAA TGATGCAGATGCTCCTGGAGGGACGCCTGTTATGCAACAATCGCTTCCG AAGGATAAGCCACAGAGACGTAGGATGAATTTAGATGCTCGGCTGAAGGATGACAGAGGCAATCGCAGGGACCGTGATAATTGGGCGAATGGGGGTGACAGATTTGATAGATCTGAGAATCCACAATCAAATGATTTCCAATCAGCAAATGATGGTACGGATGGTGGAAACCTTGATGATCCTATGTTTGATACTTTTGGTGGACAAGGAAGGCATGTTGCTCCTTTTGCCTCTGAAATGCCACCGCCAGTGCTTATGCCTGTTCCTGGTGCTGG TCCATTAGGACCTTTTGTTCCTGCTCCACCTGAAGTTGCAATGAGAATGTTGCGGGAACAAGGAGGTCCACCTCCATTTGAGGGTGGTGGTAGAAATGGAAGGCCAGGACCTCAATTAGGTGGATCTGCTCCAATTCTTGCCTTATCTCCAGGTTTTCGACAGGATCCTCGTCGAATACGGAG TTATCAAGACCTAGATGCCCCTGAGGACGAAGTGACTGTAATAGATTATAGAAGCTTGTAG